The Leopardus geoffroyi isolate Oge1 chromosome C1, O.geoffroyi_Oge1_pat1.0, whole genome shotgun sequence sequence GttgattcatgttttcttctgttcctccaGCCTTCATATCTAATTCCTAAGTGCCTTCCCAGGATTCTTCCTTCTAAATAGAAGTTACATACAGATTTGACTTTCACACTTCCATTTTTACTACCCTCGTCAAATGTTTGAGGTCACCATACTAACTGTTGAGTGTTCTCACTTTCTGTGTTCTGATaaatatacgtgtatatatatatatgcacatatgtatgtatatacccatACATacgcatatacatacatatatacatgactCCCCTTTAGTCTTGAATATATTCTTGccattattttcttatgttgCTTAGTGATTTACAATAATTATGTTATCTTTAATCTTTTCTAAGTCAAGTGCAAGTACTTTTGGGATTAAACTTAAGGTCCTTTATGAACAGTCATCACTTAATAcacttatactttttttcttaactacCTCAGTTCATCAGGTCACTCTGCTAATACATGTATTCTGTCCTCTTAAAGTTAGGTTTGTGACTGCTCTTCACCCCTGCCTAAAATACTCTCAATATCCCATTCCACTAATAAgtttttttatctttcagtttaGTTTAGACAGAAACCCTGTGTTTGTGTGAACCCCACTTACCGGCTCTATGAGCTTGGACAAGTTAATTAGCCCCTGTGCCttagtttcattttctgtaaaaatggggataattaatAATCCTGACCTagagttattgtgaggattaaatgagttaatatgtgaaATGTGCTTGAAGCATTAGTACACAGCAAGTGCTCAGTGTTAGCTAttagcattaaataaataatctgatttaaagcCCATTTTATTCAAGTCATTCCTCTGGTATTAATACTAATTTGCTAGCTATCTTTGGGTATGCCTTTGGACCTCAGTGTCCATACATGTGAAATGACTAGATCATTTCTAAGGTTTATTCCATTATATTACTGAAATCAGagtgagatagaaaaaaaaaaagtgagagctttGAATTCAGTCAGACAAACTATAAGGTTTCAGGAACTATATTACTATTAATTCCCTTAATATTTTTCACCTGAGAGTGAAGTTATATGACTTCTTTTGGCTCACACATTTAGTAAGAATTAGAACTAAAAACAGGTGCCTGGTGTTCTGATCCCTGTTTGATATGCATTAGTCTGTTACCAGTTTAAACTTTACTGACATTGACATAAATAGTGGCTGATAGATAcatcttgttctcttttttcagGTAAAGACCAGCCACAAAAAGCtgtgaaacaaaagaaattattctcTTCAAATAAAAGGCAGCCAAGATCCATGAGTGGGCATCGATCAGCAAGGAAACGATGTGGAGATTCTCACCCGGAGTCCCCTATGGGCTTCGGGCATATGAGTACTCCAGGGTGTGTATTAAATAAATTGTTTCAGTTACCTACGCCACCATTGTCAAGACATCAACTAAAGCGGCTAGAGGAACACAGATATCAGAGTGCTGGACGGTCCCTGCTTGAGCCCTTGATGCAGGGCTATTGGGAATGGCTAGTTGGAAGAGTTCCCTCCTGGATTGCCCCAAATCTCATCACCATCATCGGATTGTCAATAAACATCTGTACAACTGTTTTATTAGTCTTCTACTGTCCCACAGCCACAGAGCAGGTAAGGTGAATTTCTTAACAGATTTGAGCATTTGTTATATACCCAAAACAATGTAATTGGGATTTTAGGTCATTTTTGTTAAAGATAAGATGATTTGACAATTATTTATCAACTGTTCTAAAAGATCGTATCACACATACTATTAATAAAGCTTATAACTACAGTCTATTTTGTATACTCCGCTTATGAAAACCAGAAGCAAAGGGTGGAGTCTGATTCTGGTAGGTATATTAATGTCATCAGAGATTAACATGTAAGGTAATCCTTTTAAAATCAGTAAATCTCaatacaaaaaagtttttttaatggctggattttttttttttttttttttttttaatttaattgctgAGTGAAATCCTAGCAAAGTTGAAAATGATCAGAGAAAAAAGGCTCTGGTAGTGagatggggggctcagtctgttaagcgtccgacttctgcttgggtcatgatctcatggttcatgagtttgagccctacatcgggctctatgctgacagctcaaagcctggaacctgctttggattctgtgtctctctctctctctctctgcccctcctccactcacaactctgtttctctctctctctcttcctctctctctcaaaaataaataaacattaaaaaaaattaaaaagtggtttCGTCTCCATTCCAGTGAGAATTGTTTGAATAtcccttttctcttcctataAATACATGTGACAGATAGACCTCAGATATATCTCTATTATTCTAACAAGGCGAAAAAATTTCTGTTCTGTACCCTGCAATGGCTGCCTTGAAGAAGAGAAGCAGTTATTGCTGACAAGGACTGTCTGCCTGGGCCCTTCAGTACAAGTCTCTCTACTGCTGGTCCCGCTTTTTACCCTCTGTACCCGTTACttaaaaccaaaactgaaactaGAGCTCTTCATCAGAATAGGTAAATTGATGTTTATCTCTTTGGTTTTGAAACTTCCTTGATAAAAAGGGAACTAAAGTAGTTAGGTAGATGGCACAACATTTGTTGTGCCCCTCCGAATGATCAGTCACACCAAGAAGATACAAGGTGATTCTCAACGAAAGGTGTCAAACGTGACTCTGAACCATATGAAATCATAGTGGTCACAAGGATTCCTTGTCTTCTTTTAAGCTTGaagtaatcatttttaagtagtcttttcagattattCGTTCTTCGTGATAAAATTATCACCATCCAACCCCttgtccctttctgtttttatcaattcatttgtttctcgctctctctctttttttaatatttacctatttttcagagagagagacagagtgtgagcaggggaggggcagagagagagggagaaccagaatccgaagcaagctccaggctctgagctgtcagcacagagcccaacacagggctcaaactcatgaactgtgagatcatgacctgagccaaagttagatgcttaaccgactgagccacccaggtgcccctacataccTCTCTTAAAGTAAATGGCTACTGAATGTCACAGTTActtacaaaacacatttttttccttcttccagttCATTTCTTAATCACCCTTGAATACTTTTAATTCCTCTTCTCCTGTACAAATACAGTTCCAAACAGattgtatgaatatatttctgattttctatCATTTCCTTAACTATCTTGCTTCATATCAATCAGGAAACTTAAAAACCAGTATGATTGTTTAAATGTGTCCTGGGATTCTTTATCACATGTCCTTTGAACTATTTTACCTGTGACTTATTTGAGGACCTGATAGCCACTTCCAGAGGAACTTGGTTCAGGTCTCACACATCCTTAGAGTTACAGCAGAACAACAGGGGTGTGTGTTAATTCTAATGGAAGCCCTCCAACAATCCTAAGCTAGTTCCACAATAGGGGTCAGGGAATGAGAGCAAGTTTAAAGGTAGAGCTCAGctactaatatttattgaacaccccAGAGTGTACCAGGTACCAGGTTCCCTATAATACTTTTCCTCAGCCTCTGTGCTTAAGTGATTTGGAATTATTGGAATAATCTTAGAATTAGTTTAAATCTTTGAGGAAACTTCCAGAATGAGAACTAGTTGAATCAAATAGAACTTTTCAGAATGGCTACTAGGAGGAATGAAGGTAGAACATGACTGAGCTGCTGTTTGTTTGGTGCTCTGCAAGGGAAGGTAGTGTCCCACAAAGGCTAGGCATGGATACATTTATAGCTGCACAGTAGAAATCCTTGTTAAGCTTTAGATCACAGTGCATTAAAATAGGTCATGGCTGTCTTCCATGATATGCTCTTATTATCTCTGTGATCTTCAGTAAATGACATAAATTCTCTAAGTCACagtttattctttgaaattttattttgtggtacTGAAAGAAGTAAGATTATCCATTTATAGTACATAACACATAATGCTCCAtaagtaattattatttcattggtCAAAAAGATTATGTAATATGTTCTTCCCCACAATTTTCCTCCCATTCCTCATTTCTTCTAATAAAATACTTATATATGAAAgcatggatatttttttctttatcactgttttGGAGTCAGAGAGTTCCATAAACTTATTACCCAGGGACATTCTCATTCATTATGATTCTAATTCCTTTGGGCCTTATTCCAGTGGGTGAGCATTAAATTTCATGTCTCCAGATATTGTGAACTTTCCATATATTTATGTTACTGATTTCTTTTAATACATTAGAGTTTCAGATACTAGTCTTTCTAATAGAAAAGAATGTCACTATTGTAATGGTTTCAGCAGAGTTTGcctttttgttagaaaaaaaactttccagtagatgggaaaggaaaatcagtccttatttttcaaattactaAGGTAGAACTATAGGcttaaccctttaaaaaaaaaaaaaagaaaaaagctcatctatttatttagagagcttGCAAATGCGTGCAcacaagaagcagagagagagaaagagagagaatcccaagcaggctccaagctgtcagtgtggagtccgacACCGCATTCAAACCCAGCAACCccaagaccatgacccgagccgaaatcaagagccagatgtttaaccgactgagacccccaggtgccccatccctttTTGTATGTATACCAAAATAtacttgtgatttatttctgatACTATGTACTTAAATCTCCTTAGCTAGTAGCTTTGATTTTACTATCATAATTTGGAATTTATCTTGCAGCTTGATATATGTTACATATGCTTGAGTTACCCTTGCAGCCTAAGACAGATAAAGGAAATTGGTATTAGCTATTTCATACACAGGAAAACTAGAACGAACTGAGCTGTATGTTGTTACCAATAAGAGCTCTATCAggtttaattaaaactttttgaaatatgACCATaagagtttttagttttaatattcatttgtttttgttttatattgctAAATGAAATTCTTTTGATCTGACTTACTAAATGCGTGGTCCAGGATGGTAACCATAGCCACGTctggctgttgagcacttgaaatgtgcctAGTGTAGCTGAGGAActgagtttttagttttatttaattgtaatgaATCTAAACTAaaatagccacacatggctaaTGGCTACTATGTAGGACAGTGCAGCTCTAGAGTTACTGGATTCCTGTAGGGGCAAAAAGCAGTAGCTTCAGAGTCTAGAAGGTAGGGCTTCTTAGTCACACAAGGTTAACCAATCTCTCAGTGAACTTGCGCATCAAGTATGGTTATGTAACCACAGTGATTGCTTTCAGGGTTTGTAACTCTGTCCTAGGGGAGGCTTACACTCTGGTCCTTTTGATAGCTTCAGTGTTCTAAAATATGAGACTctaagaaaatgtttaagaaaagatCCTTACCTTTAATATTGGTAACTAAGTAGATGTCTGAGAGCAGCCTCTTTGCAGTGAAGAATATGAATATTATTTGCAGCTCTGCATAGTTTTAATTTGCTGCTCTGAGCACTTAATACTCAGTTTAACTTGATAACCAATATCTGAGAAAATACCTTGTGATCATAGAAATTTTTTCATGGCATGGGAAAATAGTGAAAAGTGATATAAAACACTCTTCTACTTTCTTAAAGAGAACACACCGAATAGAAGCTCTCCTTTTTTAACACATAGCATTTAAATTCAGTATTAGGGGTTCAGTTTCTGCCtgggaaaagagaaattattcCTTGAAAATGTGaccataaatatttgaaaaataatgttctAAGCACTCCGTGTGCTAGATCATCATTTCCCTACTGTTGTTCCATTGAACACTGATGAGGTGTGTTGAAAAATAGGTTACATGCTCAAATGAGTTTAGAAAATGGCAGTATGTTGTGTCTCCCTTCTCGAATATTCACAGTGTGCATTAGCAACATTAAGGGCTGGAAGGAGTCCTGCAGTAAAGAAATGTTTAACATTGTTTAACCCAGTGTTTCCCACATGTGTTAAGCATggaattcattttcttcatgcaATACCTATAAACATCCTCGAAATCCAATTTGGGAGAAACTGTACTAGATTATTCATTAATTGACTCAGCATCTAAATGTTAGTTATTCTAACTAAATGTTAGGAGGAATCTTATGGACGTTACCTAGTGTAACCTCTTAGATAACCTTACAAAGCAGTTACCCAGCATCTACGGTGAGCAGCCCTCCAAAGCAAAGAATGTGATGGTTTTACAATTCTGATTGTTTCAAAAAGTTTTTCATTATGTAACCCTTGCATTGTCTCCCTTAGCTTCCAACTAGTTGTACTTCTCTGGAGAATGAAGACAAACTATCTGCAAGTAAACCGTTATCAGTGAAACATAGTAACGAATATGTCTTAGTAATTCTTGTGTCTTTTGTTTCACAGGCACCTCTGTGGGCATATATTGCGTGTGCATGTGGCCTTTTCATTTACCAGTCTTTGGACGCTATAGATGGGAAACAGGCAAGAAGAACCAATAGTAGTTCTCCTTTGGGAGAACTTTTTGATCATGGTTGTGATTCACTATCAACAGGTATTGTTGATTTTTTAGTGTTAATGATTAATAGTGATAAAATTAATATGATAAACAATGTTAGAATAAAAGGTTTATGGTGTTATGGCATCAGAATAAGTGATTTAtatcaaatttaaatgttttcaaaagactataaatatgattaatatttgttcattattGGCTGTATTGGGAGATTTAGAAATTAAGTTAATTTCTACTTAAATTACTTTTAGcctaaatattattcttttggCACCTGTGATATTTAAAATCTTAGGACATAATTATCATCAAAAATCTCATAAATTGTAGACAAGAGTGCAATAGTGGGAGACCAGGAAATCTGTGGTCTTTATATTTATGTGGATAttctgtaaacatttaaaattatgttgtaGACTTGCAGTATAACTGGCAATGAATGGGCTTGGATAAAAAGATTGGaaagagtggtgcctgggtggctcagtcggttaagcatctgactcttgatttcagctcagatcatgaccgtgtggttcatgggatcgagcccggtatcaggctccactctgtcagcacttgggattctctctctctctctctccccctctctctgttcctccctcactcataatagacttgctctctctcaaatatttaaaaaaatttttttaaagactggaaagaaatatatatactaaagTGCTGGCAATAGATGAGTTATATATTAGGTTATAGGCAATACATCTTGTACTGTTTTAAGAATACTATTTTAgtatttggagggaaaaaagagatttAGAAACTAAATGACAGTTTCTAACTAGTCTTCCTGGTAGGAACACCCATGCCCTCACAACACttatttttacttagtttttttctgttggtttctTGTCATTTGgcatagcatttaaaatatttttaaagaaacaaaaacccatggTAGCTTTACCTCCAGAACTCAGATATGCAGATGTAGGCTCCTGTGAAAATCATTGTTTCAGCGTGTCCTGACAACAGCTTCCTAAGTAGAGGAGAATGAATAGCTAAGCACTCATAATTCAAAGGACTCAAGAAACACTCAAGACTTCTACTGAATACAAAGGCTTAACGGGCACCTAATTTAATCAAgtgtatcctatttttttttttttaactgtttatttattttgagggagagcttGCATGCGTGTGTAccaaaggggaaggggcagagagagagggaaagagaatcacaagcaggctctacactcagcatgaagccccatgtggggctcaatctcataactgagagatcatgacctgagccgaaaatgagagtaggacactcaacaaattgagccacccaggcacccccctattttttcttttaagtggtaATCTTTTTTGTGGTGTACTTTGAGTTCCAAACTTTTATAGGACATGTTTTTCTGTATAAGTCACCCATAATTATATCTGCTACATATGAAAAGATAGCTATGGATGTAAAAAACAATCAGTCCTTTTGTGAATTATGTAGGTCTTTAGTGTTTCTTCCTCCGCCAATAATCACTTAATGCAATGTCTAATATGTTTCAGGCACTGTTTGAAATCCTTTacaatattgatttattttgtctggtttttatTATCATGTTACAAATGAGgtaactgaggcacaggggaAGTCTTTCTTTTTACTCTGTCCTGTAATTTTTTACTGTTCATCACTATCACTAAACTGGGAGGATACTCCAAAAAATGCTCAAGTATTTTAGTTGCTTTCAAGACCTTTGGTTCCACTGAGTGGTATAGTGAAAAATGGAAGTGAAATTATGGGGTGAAAGATAATGTAAAAGATTATATCCTGCTTTCCTGGAACCATAGGTACCTGAGACAAGATTGTACATTCATagcacgtctttttttttttttttttgctttttttttgcttcatctaAAAGCATTTCCAGCTCAGTTAATGTTGGTTATTGAGATTGTTCAGTTATTATCGTGATCTTTCTTTTGCAGTTTTTGTGGTTCTTGGAACTTGTATTGCAGTGCAGCTGGGGACAAACCCTGATtggatgtttttttgttgttttgctggAACATTCATGTTCTATTGTGCACACTGGCAAACATATGTTTCTGGAACATTGCGATTTGGAATGTAAGTAACACTTAAcagtgattttttgttttctctttcagatatGGAGAATGTTGCTTTTACATATCTCAGTATTAGGAATTGATCAAAGCACTAAATTAGTTTAGCAAATAGAAGTTTAAAACTCTCATTTTTGTAGCTGCCTAATGGTCTCTGTCCGTCCATCACACTGTTTAGAAGGAAATATTAGGACCTCccaaccaatatttttaaaataataatgaaaagcagTGGCCCCTCCTCACTCATACCCACTTGTCTTTTCCTCAGATAAATTCACTGTATTTTTCCTGTATTTACCTTAACTCCATGTTTTATTTTGACATACGAAAATGCATTTTCAGGAAAGATTAGATAGTTTATGAGAGCAGAGAGCAACTCTCATCTCTCAATATCATAGCTTaattagattttattctttccatattATTTGTGAGTCTATAAAAATCTAAGCTCTTAATAATTCAGTTGACATAAACACACCATATAGGTTACTACCACCAACAAATgcccaagaatttaaaaaatgaaatacaaactcCTTTCAGACTCCAAAACGTATAGTTCCTACCTGTTGATCAGtactttttcataaatattaatgagTAAACTCATCTTGGAACAAGGTAAAGGGTGAAATTCACCAACTGGTGTTTAATTGCCACAGATCCGATTTACACGGCTCGAgttagtcttatttttttcatggtgtcgaagtaaaagagaaagaacttgaGAAAAGACTTTGAATACTTCATGAAATATCCAAATAAAATCTCTGATTGCAAATGATAGGAGAACATCTTAACCTAGTCTCTTTCAGATGAATCATTaatggatatttaaattttagatccCTAATGAACTTAGTTTTCTAGCTCTTGTAAGAGCCAAATGCACAGAAATCCAGCTGTTCCTTACAAATTCAGTTCAAATTGTTTTTGCTAAACTTATTTAAACAGAACTTAAGATGTTCTTAACTTATGACagtaacaataattattattttggatgttaactaaaAGACATGTCCTGgaagaattttataataaaggGGTTAGAAGACATGGTTAAGGCCCATCTTAAGGTGACAATAGTAGACATGCATGTCCAATTAAAACTCGTATGCTTGTGCGTTCATCAGTTTAAAGATGATCAGTGCTCAGGAAATATTGTAGATttctgatacaaaaaaaaaaaaaacagtaattgaAAATACTGTGTGCAgatgtttttttcaaattgtttttatagCCTATATCTCAAGTTTTCATAGTATTACTCTGCATTGGTAAAACCACAAAATATAATGGACTTCCAAGATCACTTGGTTTGCCCtaattcagttttaatttttagtgatGTGACTGTTTTCAAAAATAGCAGAACTTGTAATATCTGGATTTGACATAGTTTGTTTCAGTGGTTATTATCTCATAGTTAACTTGCAAGCccttattttgaaagtttatttatcatCAGCCCTAataaattctctttccctttcaagtAAAGCAGCACCAACCATGTAGTATGGGAactgaaggaaggagagggagtgaACCATGGAAGTAGGGGAAGAGTAAACAGTGTTTTTAGGAGCGATTTGTTAGCACAGCTCTCAATTTGCCAGTCTTAGAATGTCCCTTGTGGTGTATTCCTTTGATAAAATATGCACTTAGAGAACTGTGAGCAGTTCCATATTGTTAGACCAAAGATGCCTGTAGGGGAGTGGCAGGAGATAAGGCTGGAGAAGATCCAGAAAATCAGGGGATTTCTATGTCCTGCCAAGAAATATGAGCTTTTTTCCTGAATCTGTGGGGAGCCTTTGCAAAACCGAAACCAGGAAAATGACAAAAGGACAATTGGAAAGAGCAGTCTGGCAGCATTCGGAGGGTGAATTGGCATGGGCTAGTACAGAGGTAAGGAGGTCCTGTCGGAGTCATCAACATAATTAACATGAGGAATGCTCACACCTGAACTAGTGTGATGACAGTGCTATCAGAGAGAAAGTCATAGTCTGGAGAGAGGCTGAAGAGGTAGAAACTGTAGGACCTAATCTCTATCTGCAGAAGAACCTAGGTGAAAGGGCGAGTTCTATCAGCACATGTATGTGAGGGATTTTAGGCATCCAGATAGAATGAAAATAGCTTAGAAAACTTAGAAAGCAAGCTTAGAAAGAAGCCTATGAAAATTATTGAACAGCCAGAGAAGGAGGCATACCAGAATGAAAAGCCAGAGATTTCAAAAGAGAACAACGCTGAATGCTGCCAAGACTCAAAATGAGGACAGAAAATTGTACACTAAATTTGGCGATCTGAGGCCATCCGGAGTAGTTTTCTGTAGTGGAAGGGTAGAAGCCAGATTGTAGGGGATGGGAAGTGAAGGGACTAAATAAGCATGTGGTACAGGTGATGTACAGAATGTGTGGCTGCGATGGGAAGAAGCAAGGCATCTGTTAGAAGAAAGAACATAGGTGCAAGGGAAGGAGGGTTTTGAATTTACACAGAAGAAATTGGCTAGAGAAGAGATTGAAGAtacttgggggagaaaagagagagatggatcTACGGAGCTAGACTGATGAAAATGCAGGAACAATGTTTAGGGTAACAGGCAGAGGAACTAGGTGGGAAGACACTGTCCCACTGAGACTATAGTGCTTCTTTGTAATGGTGTGAAACTAGATACACAAATATTGGAgccaatttaaatttaatatctcaatttaaattacatattagTATTACAAGGGATTGGTTttgatttggaaaatacaattttctGAAATCCTGCATTCATATTAAGGCaacgctattttttttttttttttttttttaagtaaaagcagATCTCAATAGTCAAAGAAATGTGCTGCGAGTACTCACATTTAAGGAGATATTTTTCCAATGTAATGGGAACATATGGAATAATAGAGATATCcctaaagaagttttaaaaatgccatttaagatttcacattcttttcaagagcaGGTAGAATAGGCTGATGTATAATAGGTTGAATATTGAAGTAAAGTTTATATGTGTGGAGGAGAAAgtctaaattttgtttaattagaaaagaataagatAACCTTTCAAGTGTAATTTgactaaaaatacttttttttactatttatttttttgagagagagaccgacagagcttgaggggagagagaggggcagatagagagggagacacagattctaaagtaagctccaggctctgagctgtcagcacagagcctgatgcagggcctgaacttaggaaccatgagatcatgacctgagccaaagtcgacgcttagcctactgagtcacccaggcatccctgactaaagaaatttttttaaatcccttacttttcttactcctttttGGAGAAACATGAAAGCGGCCCTTAGGCACCTtaggaattttgttttaaaatatttttattttaattgttttattttggtggttacgcacaaatgaaaaaaaatcatgaggatttcttttttatatataatcaatTTAGGTTGTTGTGTGTTTAATAACCATATAGCATATTTGTCAAATAAGAgatattgatttgtttttcttaatcgCCTAGTGTCActaattttagttattattaaaTTTGCTCATATCTTGACCAAAAATAGGCACCatagttaattcatttttaactaAGTAATTTCCATTCAAAGTCAGATATTATGAGAAAGTCAATGTGTTTTGGATACATCATCTCTGATAGTATGACTAAATCTTCCAGCATTTTGCTCTGATCACAACTGAAAGCTGCCTTGTACAGAGAATATTAGTACCTGTCACATCTAGACAGACCCCTGTTTTGACAGTGTTTCTGGACCAAGCAAGTAGAGGTCTGATAGAGATGAGTACTGCTCACTGGGACCCTTCTAGACCCAACTTAGCCTGTTAGGATTTTTACTAACTTGGATTTGAAAAACTGGGGAGGGAAGTGGACTCAGAGGCTAGAACTTCACAGAAGAATTGGGTCGGCCGAAGAAGATAAGAATTATGAATCGAAGttcatttgtaaacatttgtaaaatatactttaaaatgtttatgggtTATACTAAATGGAAGAGTTCACATTTCCTCTCTTAAGGCTTAAACCGTGTATatctagatattttaaaatatataatttgtagaTGTATAtgtagaatcattttttttttttttaatttttttttccaacgtttatttatttttgggacagagagagagcatgaacgggggaggggcagagagagagg is a genomic window containing:
- the CEPT1 gene encoding choline/ethanolaminephosphotransferase 1 isoform X1, translated to MSGHRSARKRCGDSHPESPMGFGHMSTPGCVLNKLFQLPTPPLSRHQLKRLEEHRYQSAGRSLLEPLMQGYWEWLVGRVPSWIAPNLITIIGLSINICTTVLLVFYCPTATEQAPLWAYIACACGLFIYQSLDAIDGKQARRTNSSSPLGELFDHGCDSLSTVFVVLGTCIAVQLGTNPDWMFFCCFAGTFMFYCAHWQTYVSGTLRFGIIDVTEVQIFIIIMHLLAVIGGPPFWQSMIPVLNIQMKIFPALCTVAGTIFSCTNYFRVIFTGGVGKNGSTIAGTSVLSPFLHIGSVITLAAMIYKKSAVQLFEKHPCLYILTFGFVSAKITNKLVVAHMTKSEMHLHDTAFIGPALLFLDQYFNSFIDEYIVLWIALVFSFFDLIRYCVSVCNQIASHLHIHVFRIKVSTAHSNHH
- the CEPT1 gene encoding choline/ethanolaminephosphotransferase 1 isoform X2: MSGHRSARKRCGDSHPESPMGFGHMSTPGCVLNKLFQLPTPPLSRHQLKRLEEHRYQSAGRSLLEPLMQGYWEWLVGRVPSWIAPNLITIIGLSINICTTVLLVFYCPTATEQAPLWAYIACACGLFIYQSLDAIDGKQARRTNSSSPLGELFDHGCDSLSTVFVVLGTCIAVQLGTNPDWMFFCCFAGTFMFYCAHWQTYVSGTLRFGIFDVTESQIIIIICQLLTGTLGPWFWNFTIPVLNIQMKIFPALCTVAGTIFSCTNYFRVIFTGGVGKNGSTIAGTSVLSPFLHIGSVITLAAMIYKKSAVQLFEKHPCLYILTFGFVSAKITNKLVVAHMTKSEMHLHDTAFIGPALLFLDQYFNSFIDEYIVLWIALVFSFFDLIRYCVSVCNQIASHLHIHVFRIKVSTAHSNHH